CCTGCACGTCTTCTTCAAGACGTTGAATTGTCATGTATGTAAACTGAGGCAGCCAAGTACAACCTCAGCCCTACGACTGAACTGGCCACGTAATTATGTCTCCTAACGATGAGACCTGCTGTGCCTCAAACCCTTCGGTATCCTTCACTCTTGGCCTTCATCCTTTCATCAAAATCCGAACCGAACCGCTCGCACCCAGACATTTGAACCTCCCGCACCGGAATCTCATCCCCTTTAGATATATTCCCAAGTTCCAAATGCTCAAAAGAAACTCGCTAGACCCGTGAAACAATAAGATGCTTATATCACGGCACAGAAGAACCATGAGCCTTGACGGTGAACCTGGCGCCGAAAAAAATACAACATTTTGAAGATGatcaagagaaaagagacaCACATTCATTACCCAATCTTCAAATCCTTAGCTGGCATTTCCAAGCCAAAATTCCTCTTAACCCCCTTCTTAAACCCCCCTGGACGGTCAGAACAAGCGTTAAGAAGACATCCTAGATCAAGCTTATTCACACTCATCTCGAACCCATAGTCAAAACTCATACCAACACCTTGCCAAATCCCACGAGAACATCATTTCGACAACTAAATTATAAAAGTTAACGATTTTCTACACGAAAGagcaacaccatcccacccGTATCATAGGACAAAAGAGAACTGGGAACCGCGTCGTATAAAACCAAGGCCTTAGAAGAGAGAAATAGATGAACAGAAACACCCTCGACTTCTCCTTTCATGACCCCTCGATGCAAGTTTAAACCTTGCATTCGCCATCTTTGAAAAAGCCATGTTGATCATTTCATATCCCGCCCTCCACTCTGCaccctccactccccccaagcccataCATAAAAGTCACTCGTCCCGAAACACGCCAGTGGAATCCTAAACTTTATCCAAAGTAGTaagccatcatcaagtcATCAAATCTACCTACATATCAGAGCACTTCTTCTCAACagagcaccaccaccatcaccaccaacaaacaagCCCCACAGCTATCGTCAACATACAAACCAGTGCTTTTTCCCCAACTGGAAATGAAACCATGATAAATGGCCTAACACGAACATTCTGAAGCTGGTGGCACCCTCACCTCGTATCACCCGGAAACAAAACTCCACGAACCTGCAACACACCACACCAGGCATGCTCTCAATGCCAGTGACATCATCCCGTATCTACTACTTACAGCACTGGACATCAATCACACTCATcagacaacaacagcaagaaaGGACCTCGACTTCCGCAGCGCCTACACACGCCCCTCCAACAAGCCATAGTGAGTAATCAGACGGGACGCAAATATCAATCTTCCGGAACAAGATAATGAAACCCAAAAATCCTACCGAAAGCAAGGCCAAAGTTTAGGGTGAACGTCAGGGTCTGgtattcttcttcttcatcttggtgTGTTATTTGGTATAGGTATGGGTATCTCGGGGCGAACTGTTTCATCAGGGAGCGGCAAAAAGGTACGCGGGATAGGCGCGGTTCACCCATTAAAGGGCTCAACAACTCCTTTGGAAAAAAAGGTcctctgtgtgtgtgtcgtaATTTCCCCCGTCCCAAAAAGCAGCAAAGCATTTCGCACCTATCCCCGGAAAGCCAAAACATATGTACTGGCAAGACCATGCTCGGCCACGAATCATCTTCTTTTGATTTGATTTGCCGTAGTCTGGCAAGCCTGATGTAAAGCAAGCCCTGAACTCCTAATCACATGCCAAGAGAATCCCAATCCGACCATAATTTTTATCGTAAACGACGCGCTTATTCCTCAGGAActaaaaaaaacaaaaaaaaccaacTGTTAGCAATGATCCCCTCTCTCTACCCGTAATCGACCGTCCAgatcccccccaaaatgtCGTAGAATGAATGGCCACACATACTGTCAATCTCGCCGTTGGCGATAGCGTCGCTGATGGCCTTGGGGCTCTTGCCGTCAACCTGGCAGCCAACGCTGAAAGCAGTGCCGAGGATCTCCTTAACGCAGCCCTCGAGGGACTTGGAGAAGGACTTGAACTTCATCGTCCTCGCAATCTCGATAACCTCATCGAGGGTGATGGACTTGTTGTGCTTGatgttcttctccttcttgcggTCACGGGGGGGCTCCTTGAGGGCgcggatgatgagggaaGAGGCGGTAGGGACGACGGAAACGGCGGCTTGACGGTTCTGGATGGTGAGCTTGACGGTCACACGGAGACCCTTCTGTATTCGCAGCAAAAAAAATCATGTCTCGTCAGAAATTgtgttctctctctctctctttcggTTCTTCGGTTCTcggaggggtggtgtggttttTCATACCCAGTCGCCAGTAGCCTTCGCGATATCTTCACCGACCTTCTTGGGCGAAAGACCAAGAGGACCGATCTTGGGGGCAAGAGCCGAAGAGGCACCGACCTCACCACCGGTGGCACGGAGGGTGCTGCAAAACCATATCCGTCAGTTTCCTGTCGTTCGTTTTCCAATTCCTTGTCGGCGCGGGGGAGAGACGAGGTGCGGTTTTCGGCTGGGAATAATTCTTACATCACCTTGATCTCGTTGGGGTCGACCTTGGGAGCTGCACATGGCCCAAAATCAGTATTCTGGCATTAACTCATTTGGTAGATTCGTTGGGGTTGACATACGCATGGTGTCGGCTGGTTATCTGACGACGGACTTGGGTGTGTTCGTGGTGAGTGCGGCCGGGCCAAGTATCAAGACGACGAAATCAAAAATCGCAGTTGTGGGTTTTGCCGACCTGCCCTAAGAAAATTGATTGTGTGGCTGATTGAGGTTTGGCGGGGCCTGCAAGGTTGTAGCCACAGTTTCGTGGAGGGGAAGctcccaccagccacacGGACCCACCTCTTGGCGATATGCAAGTCGGTTGCTTCCCCCCTGAGTGAGCCTCTCTGGAGATAACGAACCGAGCTCGATTCAATGGACCAAAACGCATGCAAAGGAATGGGAAATATCTGCTTTCGATACTGAGAAATATTTCAATTATCGAGATCACATACTGTGCAACGCTTCCACCCCTGCCTCAACTGACATCAAAAGGCACATCACATGTTTCCAAAAACGCCGTTTTCTCTGGTATAGATTCCGTAACACTACGCTAAACAAATCACAAACCATCTTTCTAGTAATGAGTAAATCCCGGGTTCGGCTGAATTACCCTCTCACACTCTAACAACCACACTAGTTTGTCCCGCTCACCGCCAGCTTCATCAAGTGCTCCATAAAGGTTTGGAGAGACACATCGTCCGTGAAGATGGTCTGCGCGCTCTGGGCTCCGACACCGCCGTACGCTCCAGCTCCTGATGTGTGAGTGGTGGAGGGAttgagcttggagaggaggaaacgAGCCTGGGAGCCGCCGTGGTCGCAAACAATGAAacgtgggagagggaaaCGATCCGTGATGAGGTCCTAATCCAGAGTCAGTATGAAACGTGTTGGAATAGATCAGGCAATCTTGACTTACCCTGGCGTCCTCCTTGGGAGCCTCCAGGAGAGCGGCAAAATTCTCGTAGCCCTCCTGGTCCTGATAACCCGCCTTTCTCCATTCTGCAATGGTTTCACCGTGGAAGATGAGAATGTGGAAGAACGtatcgaggaggagaatgtgTGTTGGCTGGATAGAGGTCGAGTCCAGAAGCACTGGTTGACCGCCCTCCTGGTCGAAAGTGTATGAATCGAGTGTGGGTTGAATCATGATGAGGGAGTTGCTAACGTCCTCATGGTTAAGAACATGGCGATAGAAAGCTGTCTCATCAGGCGAGTTGTTGAACACTTGCAAGAACTGACTTCTCCTCAAGTGGAACATGAACTGTGGGTAAAGCGTGAAGTTCTTCTCGAGGCGGAAAGACGAAGGGTCGTCCTTGCGATAGTCGGCAAAGCGCGAGCACAGTCTGATAAGCATCCTGTCGACCCAGCGGAGGACATCCGGTCCATCATCGGTTTCCGCCTTGAAAACCGCAATACGGGACATCAGCACAGCGGCGGCCTCCTGATCAAACGACCGGGCAATCGCCGGATCACCGGCTGGACCGCTAAGGTCGcgggcgatggtggtgacacGGAGGTGGAACTGACCAGACGAGTGCTGGTAGTATGTGAGGAACTGAATCATACCCCTTTGAGCCgcttgttggggttgcgaGGGGCCGCCCTGAGCAATCTCAAAGTAGATTCCGTAACTGGCATTGGGGTCAATGCCGCACATTTTCCACGAGCAAGTATTGCCAATACCGCACTCAGTCTCACCCACCGAAGTCGACTTCTTGTTCAGAGACACAGCGTGGCCAATGAGACCAGTGACCTTGAGCTCCTTTGTAGTCAAAACTTCGAGAACCGCGTTGAAGCCCATCAGGAGGTTATCGTCGGCGTCCTTTTCGAAGATTCGGATGAAGGATTGCTTGAACATGGACGATGTGAAACTATCGGTCAAGATCATGTGCCCGCCGGTCGAGTTGCAAAGCCCCTTCATCTCCAGCAAACCAACCTGATCAAGACAACCAGCAAAAATATCGATAGTGTGGCCGTTGTGAGCTGTCCTCTTAGCAAGGTTGTCGTAGAACTTCAGCGCCTTCTTGTAGTACTTGATGTTGTCACGGTCAATGTCGTGATGCGACCGAATAGGCTCTCTCAGCTCAGGGCCAACCACCATTCCGGGGCCCTCCGTGGCCGGACCACCAGCGAACAGCATGATACGGCCGCCAGCATTCTGGAAAGAGGTCTCGAGCAGACCGACAGCCACAGAGAGAGCAACACCAGTGCAGCGCAAGTTTCTGCGATCGCTGGCAACAGGCCATGGGTCCTTCTGCAACTGCTCGAGCGCCTTTGTCAACTGAAATTCGGCCTGGGCgacagggaggaggaagcgggCGGCGGGACCGGTTGGGAAAGCTCTGGTctgctggtgaggaggcACGCCAGGGCGAAGGGCAGGGGCGGTGAGGCCGAGCATCTCCTGCACCTGCTTAGCAGCATACTCCTTGCTGCCGCGGAAAACGTAAGACTTTGCGCACTCGGTGTATCCAATCTCGTGAACCTGGGCCATCGTTCCATATGTGATCAAACCAACAAGAGCATTCTCAGGGAGAAGGCTCAGACTCATGATCAGGGACTCCTTGAGAGCAGCCAAgctgtcctcctcctggcACGTATCGACGACATAAAGGAAAATCGGAGCGCTCGGGGCTGGTCGTGAAAGTCTATACTCGATAGTTGTGTTGGCGGGATGAAGCTCAGGTGGGATGGCATTGGCCGTGATATCCTTGTAAtgcggcgggagggggtttcTGGAAAGGCAAAAGGGGCAGATCCAAAGGCGGGCGCGGGTGTCGACCTGGCTGTCCTAGATGTGAGCAAAGTGGCCAGATAGTCAAGGGTAGAACGTCATATTAACCTACCAGAAAGGATTGAGAATTGAGCGGCAGGGTTGCTTGCAGGTGACAGGCTCAAACTGCAGCAAAGGTGTGTCGGGCTTCTCCTTCAGAGGGGTATACAGAGCACCGATGGGGACGACCAATCTCGAAGCCTCCTATGTGAACATTAGCCACCGAATACTCGGCAGATTGCCTGAGCAGATGCACTAACCATGCGAGTGCTTGGGAACACATTCCAACTCAGCCGAACTCCATCGCgatcctccacctcaccccACGACTCCTTCAGTTGTTCATAATCCATGATGGCACTAATGTTCGGGGATAGTCGAATTACGGAGTTGCGGAGATGGAAAGAGTCGAGGTACTTGTGTGACTGGGAATATGGGGGCCGAAGTCGAGGACGTGGTCTTGTCTTGGACTATAGGAAAGGTGGCATCAGCATGTGCGAGTCCAGGGCCTTGGTGAACTGGACAGCGAGGCAGACAGGTGATTCAGAGTTGGGGAGGTAGTTGGGTTGGAtgacgaaggaggaggaggcttaATACCttcttggtggggttgtggttaGCTCAGAGATGCCGACGCCGAGCAATCACAACTCGAGGTGGTGAAGCGCAAGATGGCAGCCGGGATCGTAGCAGTGCGGCGGATAAGGGAGTCGTGGTGCTTTGGCCAGCTGCTGGAGCGCTGGCGAGGTTGTCCCCTCACTGGAAAAGGACAAGTTCCAGGTCCATGCCGGCTGTTGTGGCGCATGCATGTGGCTGGAGCTGCATTCCTTGCTGCAGACACCCCTGGCAGGTTGTCGTGCCAAGCCATTTTTGGCGATTGCTTGGCATCGGTCaactcaacttcaacttTCATTGAACATCATCATTCTCTAGTAAATATTTGTCTACATATCAAAATATAATAAGGCTTGTTTTCTGCCCTCTGTCGATCTTTCCTCGCCAGATCATGCAAATGCCATTAGCGATGAACTACTTCCACGCCATCGAACCTTGCAGTTGGAGACCATAGACTTTTGTTCAGTTCCAGGCCTCAACTCCTGCTAGTCTAGCAACCGTCCACCGGCCACCGGTTCTTCTGCGTTGAACGGTATAACTCGAGTCATGGCAGTGCTATTTGACAGACAGAGAGACTCCTGCTCTCTAGTATCCTTCAGTCTGCTTGTCATCCTCACCTGCTGTCTTCCTCTTTTATCTTTCTGAAGAACATCTGTCCCTCAAGCCATGGCGGCGAAATCTTTTCTGTTCCTGTGGTGTCTTCTAACTGCCAAGATCTCACTAAGCCGTCGGATTGGTCCTCGACAAGCAGATGGCGATGTTGATGACCAAGTGTTTTTGAGGAGAGCATTCCATTCCTGTAAGACAAGTTTCTTGGGTAGTCGTTGTTGGGCTCCCGCTGATACGATGCCATACAAACAGCGGCCGTGTTGAACGGATGGGTGTACATCGACGGAGGCGAGTTCTCCTACAAGAGCGGAAGCAACATTGTCTACCAGTACTGTAAGCCACCTGTGCAGTTTGTAGAACTCTGTCTATGAGCTGACGGCTTGCAGCAAATACATTGCTATCCATTGATCTTTCGAAGGATTGGTCCAATGATACGATCGACATACAATCGTCTTCCAAGCCGGAAGGTGTCCCGAACTTGCGAAACGGTGGCATCTGGATCGACGAGAAGAATGGAGTTCTATACACGGGGTTTGCCGGGACAGAGCCCTTCTTTGGTGATGGAGCGCTCTGCTCACAGGGCCTGTGGTCATTCGTTCCAAATGGATCAGGTGGGGGTGACTGGAGAAATTTGAACGATACTGCCGACCCCGGTTTCGTGAACCTTCCACGGCCCTACAAAGGACAAACAAGCAGTGGCGATGGCCGGGGCTTCTTTCTCGGCGGTATGTCTAATGGAGAGCATCTAGGGCTGTAGCTAACATCTCTCCTGGGTAGGCGTCATCAGCAATGAGACAGGCCAGGAGACcaccctcagcaacctcgaCACCTACGATTTTGCCACCAACAAACTCACAAATCAGACGGTGTCTGGCGTGTTTACTCGGGGATTGGAACGGTATGGAGGCATGATCTACGTGCCCAACTTTGGAAATCGCGGAATCTTGATCAATGTAGGCGGCGAGcaaggtggacgaggacgagtcgAGACCGACGAGTTGATATCTTTTCGGCGAGTTCAGGTATACGACCCAGAGAGTCAGACATGGTTTGAACAAAAGACGAGCGGCAATACTCCCCAACCTCGTAAGCAATTCTGCATTGCTGGCCTGGCATCCAACAATCATACTTATGAGGTGCTGGTCTACGCGGGCTGGGAAGGGCAGTATgggtcgtcgtcgctgtccTATGACAGTGCCTTTGTGCTTACGCTTCCTGGATTTCATTGGGTCAAAGCAGACTATCCGTCACATAACCCACGACACGGCCTGACCTGCAACCCTGTTGGCGGAAGTCAAGTCTTGATtatcggtggtgttgacacaacacaacaagcTGACAGCTCAGGcgcacaacaacaacgccagCAGCGGAACGGTTCCTCAGATAACATATCCAATTACATTAGTGCTTTCAGCACCCCTGATCCTTTCCACCGAGGATTGGCGATATTTGACATGCATGCCATGGATTGGAACACCTCGTATACAGCGAATCCTGCCGTTTATGCGCCCGCTCCAGAAGTTCAGGATTACTACAATACCAGGTAAGCCGAATCCAACCAGAGGTACGAGGCTTGACGCTGACACTTCTATTTAGGGGCCTCAAGCCAGAAGCAGGCTTCGCCTCACCGGAACTCGAACACATATTCTCTATTGCCCGTTTCGA
The sequence above is a segment of the Podospora pseudocomata strain CBS 415.72m chromosome 2 map unlocalized CBS415.72m_2, whole genome shotgun sequence genome. Coding sequences within it:
- the RPL12 gene encoding 60S ribosomal protein L12 (EggNog:ENOG503NU9E; BUSCO:EOG092651LN; COG:J), producing MPPKVDPNEIKVITLRATGGEVGASSALAPKIGPLGLSPKKVGEDIAKATGDWKGLRVTVKLTIQNRQAAVSVVPTASSLIIRALKEPPRDRKKEKNIKHNKSITLDEVIEIARTMKFKSFSKSLEGCVKEILGTAFSVGCQVDGKSPKAISDAIANGEIDIPEE
- the SEC23 gene encoding GTPase-activating protein S23 (COG:U; EggNog:ENOG503NU95) — encoded protein: MDYEQLKESWGEVEDRDGVRLSWNVFPSTRMEASRLVVPIGALYTPLKEKPDTPLLQFEPDSQVDTRARLWICPFCLSRNPLPPHYKDITANAIPPELHPANTTIEYRLSRPAPSAPIFLYVVDTCQEEDSLAALKESLIMSLSLLPENALVGLITYGTMAQVHEIGYTECAKSYVFRGSKEYAAKQVQEMLGLTAPALRPGVPPHQQTRAFPTGPAARFLLPVAQAEFQLTKALEQLQKDPWPVASDRRNLRCTGVALSVAVGLLETSFQNAGGRIMLFAGGPATEGPGMVVGPELREPIRSHHDIDRDNIKYYKKALKFYDNLAKRTAHNGHTIDIFAGCLDQVGLLEMKGLCNSTGGHMILTDSFTSSMFKQSFIRIFEKDADDNLLMGFNAVLEVLTTKELKVTGLIGHAVSLNKKSTSVGETECGIGNTCSWKMCGIDPNASYGIYFEIAQGGPSQPQQAAQRGMIQFLTYYQHSSGQFHLRVTTIARDLSGPAGDPAIARSFDQEAAAVLMSRIAVFKAETDDGPDVLRWVDRMLIRLCSRFADYRKDDPSSFRLEKNFTLYPQFMFHLRRSQFLQVFNNSPDETAFYRHVLNHEDVSNSLIMIQPTLDSYTFDQEGGQPVLLDSTSIQPTHILLLDTFFHILIFHGETIAEWRKAGYQDQEGYENFAALLEAPKEDARDLITDRFPLPRFIVCDHGGSQARFLLSKLNPSTTHTSGAGAYGGVGAQSAQTIFTDDVSLQTFMEHLMKLAVSGTN
- a CDS encoding uncharacterized protein (COG:S; EggNog:ENOG503P2IF) codes for the protein MAAKSFLFLWCLLTAKISLSRRIGPRQADGDVDDQVFLRRAFHSSAVLNGWVYIDGGEFSYKSGSNIVYQYSNTLLSIDLSKDWSNDTIDIQSSSKPEGVPNLRNGGIWIDEKNGVLYTGFAGTEPFFGDGALCSQGLWSFVPNGSGGGDWRNLNDTADPGFVNLPRPYKGQTSSGDGRGFFLGGVISNETGQETTLSNLDTYDFATNKLTNQTVSGVFTRGLERYGGMIYVPNFGNRGILINVGGEQGGRGRVETDELISFRRVQVYDPESQTWFEQKTSGNTPQPRKQFCIAGLASNNHTYEVLVYAGWEGQYGSSSLSYDSAFVLTLPGFHWVKADYPSHNPRHGLTCNPVGGSQVLIIGGVDTTQQADSSGAQQQRQQRNGSSDNISNYISAFSTPDPFHRGLAIFDMHAMDWNTSYTANPAVYAPAPEVQDYYNTRGLKPEAGFASPELEHIFSIARFDNNPDESPASYARGSNIAAIAGGVIGGVVVLAAVFGLFLFFRRRHKKQSLPSTVVGQSISSHTAYDKPPTLSSLHWQELAVVGNEQPHPELPVEGHEQPHPELPVTGHERPRIELPPEVKPEKQQETVPAPSAEPEPVELHGDSLVLSELSPRSQDIRKNFKFPTEHIQKPLSRTKSL